The following are encoded together in the Tursiops truncatus isolate mTurTru1 chromosome 10, mTurTru1.mat.Y, whole genome shotgun sequence genome:
- the RHO gene encoding rhodopsin (The RefSeq protein has 1 substitution, 2 frameshifts compared to this genomic sequence), which translates to MNGTEGLNFYVPFSNKTGVVRSPFEYPQYYLAEPWQFSVLAAYMFLLIVLGFPINFLTLYVTVQHKKLRTPLNYILLNLAVANLFMVFGGFTTTLYTSLHAYFVFGPTGCNLEGFFATLGGEIALWSLVVLAIERYVVVCKPMSNFRFGENHAIMGLALTWIMAMACAAAPLVGWSRYIPEGMQCSCGIDYYTSRQEVNNESFVIYMFVVHFTIPLVIIFFCYGQLVFTVKEAAAQQQESATTQKAEKEVTRMVIIMVVAFLICWVPYASVAFYIFTHQGSDFGPIFMTIPSFFAKSSSIYNPVIYIMMNKQFRNCMLTTLCCGRNPLGDDEASTTASKTETSQVAPA; encoded by the exons ATGAACGGGACGGAGGGCCTGAACTTCTACGTGCCTTTCTCTAACAAGACAGGCGTGGTGCGCAGCCCCTTCGAGTACCCGCAGTACTACCTGGCTGAGCCGTGGCAGTTCTCCGTGCTGGCTGCCTACATGTTCCTGCTGATCGTGCTCGGCTTCCCCATCAACTTCCTCACGCTCTACGTCACGGTCCAGCACAAGAAGCTGCGCACGCCTCTCAACTACATCCTGCTCAACCTGGCCGTGGCCAACCTCTTCATGGTCTTCGGTGGCTTCACCACCACCCTCTACACCTCTCTGCACGCGTACTTCGTCTTCGGGCCCACGGGATGCAATCTGGAGGGCTTCTTTGCCACCCTGGGCG GTGAAATTGCCCTGTGGTCCTTGGTGGTCCTGGCCATCGAGAGGTACGTGGTGGTGTGTAAGCCCATGAGCAACTTCCGCTTCGGGGAGAACCATGCCATCATGGGCCTCGCCCTCACCTGGATCATGGCAATGGCCTGTGCCGCGCCCCCCCTCGTCGGCTGGTCCAG GTACATCCCAGAGGGAATGCAGTGCTCGTGCGGGATTGACTACTACACG TCTCGCC AGGTCAACAATGAGTCCTTCGTCATCTACATGTTCGTGGTCCACTTCACCATCCCCCTGGTCATCATATTCTTCTGCTACGGGCAGCTGGTCTTCACAGTCAAGGAG GCAGCTGCCCAACAGCAGGAGTCGGCCACCACGCAGAAGGCCGAGAAGGAGGTCACTCGCATGGTCATCATCATGGTCGTTGCTTTCCTGATCTGCTGGGTGCCCTATGCCAGCGTGGCGTTCTACATTTTCACCCACCAGGGCTCCGACTTTGGCCCCATCTTCATGACCATCCCGTCATTCTTTGCCAAGAGTTCCTCCATCTACAACCCCGTCATCTACATCATGATGAACAAGCAG TTCCGGAACTGCATGCTCACCACCCTGTGCTGTGGCAGGAACCCACTGGGTGACGATGAGGCCTCCACCACTGCCTCCAAGACAGAGACCAGCCAGGTGGCGCCTGCCTAA